A portion of the Jaculus jaculus isolate mJacJac1 chromosome 5, mJacJac1.mat.Y.cur, whole genome shotgun sequence genome contains these proteins:
- the C1ql2 gene encoding complement C1q-like protein 2 has product MALGLLIAVPLLLQAAPPGAAHYEMMGTCRMICDPYSAVPGGGPAGAKAPPPGPSTAALEVMQDLSANPPPPFIQGPKGDPGRPGKPGPRGPPGEPGPPGPRGPPGEKGDTGRPGLPGLQLTTSAAGGVGVVGGGAGGGGDSEGEVTSALSAAFSGPKIAFYVGLKSPHEGYEVLKFDDVVTNLGNHYDPATGKFSCQVRGIYFFTYHILMRGGDGTSMWADLCKNGQVRASAIAQDADQNYDYASNSVVLHLDSGDEVYVKLDGGKAHGGNNNKYSTFSGFLLYPD; this is encoded by the exons ATGGCTCTCGGGCTGCTCATAGCCGTGCCCCTGCTGCTGCAGGCGGCGCCCCCCGGCGCGGCGCACTACGAGATGATGGGCACCTGCCGCATGATCTGCGACCCGTACAGCGCCGTGCCCGGAGGGGGACCCGCGGGCGCCAAGGCTCCGCCGCCCGGACCCAGCACCGCTGCGCTGGAAGTCATGCAGGACCTCAGCGCCAACCCTCCACCTCCCTTCATCCAGGGACCCAAGGGAGACCCGGGACGACCCGGCAAGCCCGGTCCAAGGGGTCCCCCCGGAGAGCCGGGTCCTCCTGGGCCTAGGGGTCCCCCGGGAGAAAAGGGAGATACGGGACGACCGGGGCTGCCCGGGCTGCAGTTGACCACCAGTGCGGCCGGCGGCGTGGGAGTGGTGGGCGGCGGAGCCGGGGGTGGCGGCGACTCGGAGGGCGAAGTGACCAGCGCGCTGAGCGCAGCCTTCAGCGGCCCAAAGATCGCCTTCTACGTGGGACTCAAGAGCCCCCACGAAGGGTACGAGGTGCTCAAGTTCGACGACGTGGTCACCAACCTCGGCAATCACTACGACCCCGCCACGGGCAAGTTCAGCTGCCAAGTGCGCGGCATTTACTTCTTCACCTACCACATCCTCATGCGCGGCGGGGACGGCACCAGCATGTGGGCGGACCTCTGCAAGAACGGGCAG GTCCGAGCCAGTGCCATCGCCCAGGATGCGGACCAGAACTATGACTACGCCAGCAACAGCGTGGTGCTGCACCTGGATTCAGGCGACGAAGTGTACGTGAAGCTGGACGGCGGGAAGGCGCACGGGGGCAACAACAACAAGTACAGCACGTTCTCGGGCTTCCTTCTGTACCCGGATTAG